A stretch of Caenorhabditis elegans chromosome IV DNA encodes these proteins:
- the dcap-2 gene encoding m7GpppN-mRNA hydrolase dcap-2 (Confirmed by transcript evidence), whose amino-acid sequence MASNSTNSKKQNKSTEEPPSSVQKLLASLQQAQNKSDLSEQPSTSKPKKNEKRKKAVAQAPASAPAPGPEEKKKQPKRASVGARMQQQAENARISQTKRPRQVSTSKGSSRNTTAPEQQNYQQQQQQYKGPRIPTDILDELEFRFISNMVECEINDNIRVCFHLELAHWYYIDHMVEDDKISGCPNVGSRDFNFQMCQHCRVLRKYAHRADEVLAKFREYKSTVPTYGAILVDPEMDHVVLVQSYFAKGKNWGFPKGKINQAEPPRDAAIRETFEETGFDFGIYSEKEKKFQRFINDGMVRLYLVKNVPKDFNFQPQTRKEIRKIEWFKIDDLPTDKTDELPAYLQGNKFYMVMPFVKDIQIYVQKEKEKLRRRKAEAVQSTPSSSIFSQLFPAQPPPPVPEDATPTRPMYKRLTSEELFSAFKNPPAGEVARPTLPDMSPAVNGLDTLAVLGICTPLKPGASLNEFSGAPQNCPMISEEAGSPADPSAEIGFAMPMDLKQPVVTSDHPWQHHKISDSSAPPQTLESHQGWLDTQLVNTIMHSPNHPLPPTSNSPATPTAVLGHLIGKPIQPQAILPQAATPTALGSAEKPKSSRISLSDNSAFKAISSTQKQSIPKATAAPPSTEKTRSASLSGSSQVVGKPARNLFNSVVSPVSSGIQSIQGDGGAWEDVWFREQLAATTTAGTSISSLAASNQELAMINREETPIEDPYFKQQAYQKAQKAQSLIPACSQWTNSIKLDIDYVVGPLSFWMQQFSTKSPVSGTGPQLP is encoded by the exons atggcaAGTAACAGCACTAATAGCAAg aaacaaaataaaagcACAGAAGAGCCGCCATCAAGTGTACAAAAACTTCTCGCATCACTACAACAAGCACAAAATAAATCTGATTTGAGTGAGCAACCGTCTACATCAAAGccgaaaaagaatgaaaaacgcaaaaaagcTGTTGCTCAGGCTCCGGCTTCTGCTCCGGCTCCTGGTccagaagagaagaaaaagcaGCCGAAAAGAGCAAGTGTTGGGGCTCGAATGCAGCAACAGGCTGAAAATGCTCGGATCTCGCAGACGAAGCGACCCCGGCAGGTTTCTACGTCGAAGGGATCTTCCAGGAATACGACGGCACCGGAACAACAGAATTatcaacagcagcagcagcaataTAAAGGCCCACGGATTCCGACAGATATACTTGATGAATTGGAATTTAGATTTATTAGTAATATGGTTGAGTGTGAG ATCAATGATAACATTCGCGTTTGCTTTCATCTTGAACTTGCTCATTGGTACTACATAGATCATATGGTTGAAGATGACAAAATCAGTGGATGCCCGAATGTCGGTTCTcgtgatttcaattttcaaatgtgcCAGCATTGCagagttttgagaaaatatgctCATCGAGCTGAtgaa gttCTTGCCAAGTTCCGTGAATACAAATCAACAGTTCCAACGTACGGAGCAATTCTTGTCGATCCGGAAATGGACCACGTCGTACTTGTTCAATCGTATTTtgcaaaaggaaaaaattggggaTTTCCGAAAGGAAAAATCAATCAGGCAGAGCCACCGAGAGATGCGGCGATTCGAGAGACTTTTGAAGAAACTGGatttgattttggaatttattcggagaaggagaagaaatTCCAAAGATTTATCAATGATGGAATGGTTCGACTGTATTTGGTGAAGAATGTACCGAaggatttcaattttcagccacagACTCGGAAAGAGATTCG aaaaatcgaatggTTCAAAATCGATGATTTGCCAACTGACAAAACAGATGAATTGCCAGCATATTTACAAGGAAACAAGTTTTATATGGTTATGCCATTTGTGAAAGATATTCAGATTTATGTTCAAAAAGAGAAGGAAAAGCTGAGAAGACGAAAAGCAGAAGCTGTGCAATCTACTCCAtcttcttcaatattttcacaGTTATTCCCAGCACAGCCACCACCACCAGTGCCGGAGGATGCAACTCCAACTCGTCCGATGTATAAAAGACTTACCAGTGAAGAACTGTTTTCTGCGTTTAAAAATCCGCCGGCTGGAGAAGTTGCTCGTCCAACTCTACCAGATATGTCACCAGCAGTTAATGGACTCGATACTCTTGCTGTTCTTGGAATATGTACTCCACTTAAGCCTGGAGCCAGCTTGAATGAGTTTTCTGGTGCTCCGCAGAATTGTCCAATGATATCTGAAGAAGCTGGAAGTCCGGCAGATCCTTCAGCGGAAATTGGATTCGCTATGCCGATGGACTTGAAGCAACCTGTTGTGACTTCTGATCATCCTT ggcAACATCACAAAATATCGGATAGCAGTGCCCCACCTCAAACTCTGGAATCTCATCAAGGATGGCTTGATACTCAACTAGTCAACACAATTATGCATTCACCAAATCATCCACTTCCTCCAACTTCTAACTCTCCTGCTACACCAACAGCTGTGCTTGGACATTTAATTGGAAAACCTATTCAACCACAAGCAATTCTTCCACAAGCCGCCACTCCAACCGCATTGGGAAGCgctgaaaaaccgaaaagcTCGCGTATCAGTTTAAGTGATAATTCTGCTTTTAAAGCAATCAGCTCGACTCAAAAACAATCAATTCCAAAAGCAACTGCTGCTCCGCCGTCGACTGAAAAAACGCGTTCAGCATCGCTCAGTGGAAGTAGTCAAGTAGTTGGAAAACCTGCGAGAAATCTTTTCAATTCTGTAGTCTCACCGGTCTCGAGTGGAATTCAATCGATTCAAGGAGATGGAGGAGCATGGGAAGATGTATGGTTTCGTGAGCAACTTGCTGCAACCACCACCGCTGGAACAAGTATCTCATCGCTAGCAGCGTCGAATCAAGAACTTGCGATGATTAATCGAGAAGAGACACCAATTGAAGATCCGTATTTTAAGCAACAAGCCTATCAAAAGGCTCAGAAGGCTCAAAGCCTAATTCCAGCTTGTTCGCAATGGACTAATAGTATTAAG cttgACATTGATTATGTGGTTGGACCATTGTCATTTTGGATGCAACAATTCTCTACAAAATCTCCCGTTTCTGGCACTGGACCACAATTAccataa
- the dcap-2 gene encoding m7GpppN-mRNA hydrolase dcap-2 (Confirmed by transcript evidence), giving the protein MVEDDKISGCPNVGSRDFNFQMCQHCRVLRKYAHRADEVLAKFREYKSTVPTYGAILVDPEMDHVVLVQSYFAKGKNWGFPKGKINQAEPPRDAAIRETFEETGFDFGIYSEKEKKFQRFINDGMVRLYLVKNVPKDFNFQPQTRKEIRKIEWFKIDDLPTDKTDELPAYLQGNKFYMVMPFVKDIQIYVQKEKEKLRRRKAEAVQSTPSSSIFSQLFPAQPPPPVPEDATPTRPMYKRLTSEELFSAFKNPPAGEVARPTLPDMSPAVNGLDTLAVLGICTPLKPGASLNEFSGAPQNCPMISEEAGSPADPSAEIGFAMPMDLKQPVVTSDHPWQHHKISDSSAPPQTLESHQGWLDTQLVNTIMHSPNHPLPPTSNSPATPTAVLGHLIGKPIQPQAILPQAATPTALGSAEKPKSSRISLSDNSAFKAISSTQKQSIPKATAAPPSTEKTRSASLSGSSQVVGKPARNLFNSVVSPVSSGIQSIQGDGGAWEDVWFREQLAATTTAGTSISSLAASNQELAMINREETPIEDPYFKQQAYQKAQKAQSLIPACSQWTNSIKLDIDYVVGPLSFWMQQFSTKSPVSGTGPQLP; this is encoded by the exons ATGGTTGAAGATGACAAAATCAGTGGATGCCCGAATGTCGGTTCTcgtgatttcaattttcaaatgtgcCAGCATTGCagagttttgagaaaatatgctCATCGAGCTGAtgaa gttCTTGCCAAGTTCCGTGAATACAAATCAACAGTTCCAACGTACGGAGCAATTCTTGTCGATCCGGAAATGGACCACGTCGTACTTGTTCAATCGTATTTtgcaaaaggaaaaaattggggaTTTCCGAAAGGAAAAATCAATCAGGCAGAGCCACCGAGAGATGCGGCGATTCGAGAGACTTTTGAAGAAACTGGatttgattttggaatttattcggagaaggagaagaaatTCCAAAGATTTATCAATGATGGAATGGTTCGACTGTATTTGGTGAAGAATGTACCGAaggatttcaattttcagccacagACTCGGAAAGAGATTCG aaaaatcgaatggTTCAAAATCGATGATTTGCCAACTGACAAAACAGATGAATTGCCAGCATATTTACAAGGAAACAAGTTTTATATGGTTATGCCATTTGTGAAAGATATTCAGATTTATGTTCAAAAAGAGAAGGAAAAGCTGAGAAGACGAAAAGCAGAAGCTGTGCAATCTACTCCAtcttcttcaatattttcacaGTTATTCCCAGCACAGCCACCACCACCAGTGCCGGAGGATGCAACTCCAACTCGTCCGATGTATAAAAGACTTACCAGTGAAGAACTGTTTTCTGCGTTTAAAAATCCGCCGGCTGGAGAAGTTGCTCGTCCAACTCTACCAGATATGTCACCAGCAGTTAATGGACTCGATACTCTTGCTGTTCTTGGAATATGTACTCCACTTAAGCCTGGAGCCAGCTTGAATGAGTTTTCTGGTGCTCCGCAGAATTGTCCAATGATATCTGAAGAAGCTGGAAGTCCGGCAGATCCTTCAGCGGAAATTGGATTCGCTATGCCGATGGACTTGAAGCAACCTGTTGTGACTTCTGATCATCCTT ggcAACATCACAAAATATCGGATAGCAGTGCCCCACCTCAAACTCTGGAATCTCATCAAGGATGGCTTGATACTCAACTAGTCAACACAATTATGCATTCACCAAATCATCCACTTCCTCCAACTTCTAACTCTCCTGCTACACCAACAGCTGTGCTTGGACATTTAATTGGAAAACCTATTCAACCACAAGCAATTCTTCCACAAGCCGCCACTCCAACCGCATTGGGAAGCgctgaaaaaccgaaaagcTCGCGTATCAGTTTAAGTGATAATTCTGCTTTTAAAGCAATCAGCTCGACTCAAAAACAATCAATTCCAAAAGCAACTGCTGCTCCGCCGTCGACTGAAAAAACGCGTTCAGCATCGCTCAGTGGAAGTAGTCAAGTAGTTGGAAAACCTGCGAGAAATCTTTTCAATTCTGTAGTCTCACCGGTCTCGAGTGGAATTCAATCGATTCAAGGAGATGGAGGAGCATGGGAAGATGTATGGTTTCGTGAGCAACTTGCTGCAACCACCACCGCTGGAACAAGTATCTCATCGCTAGCAGCGTCGAATCAAGAACTTGCGATGATTAATCGAGAAGAGACACCAATTGAAGATCCGTATTTTAAGCAACAAGCCTATCAAAAGGCTCAGAAGGCTCAAAGCCTAATTCCAGCTTGTTCGCAATGGACTAATAGTATTAAG cttgACATTGATTATGTGGTTGGACCATTGTCATTTTGGATGCAACAATTCTCTACAAAATCTCCCGTTTCTGGCACTGGACCACAATTAccataa
- the dcap-2 gene encoding m7GpppN-mRNA hydrolase dcap-2 (Confirmed by transcript evidence) gives MEISTENWCKKPKNRSIFSKNISFQKQNKSTEEPPSSVQKLLASLQQAQNKSDLSEQPSTSKPKKNEKRKKAVAQAPASAPAPGPEEKKKQPKRASVGARMQQQAENARISQTKRPRQVSTSKGSSRNTTAPEQQNYQQQQQQYKGPRIPTDILDELEFRFISNMVECEINDNIRVCFHLELAHWYYIDHMVEDDKISGCPNVGSRDFNFQMCQHCRVLRKYAHRADEVLAKFREYKSTVPTYGAILVDPEMDHVVLVQSYFAKGKNWGFPKGKINQAEPPRDAAIRETFEETGFDFGIYSEKEKKFQRFINDGMVRLYLVKNVPKDFNFQPQTRKEIRKIEWFKIDDLPTDKTDELPAYLQGNKFYMVMPFVKDIQIYVQKEKEKLRRRKAEAVQSTPSSSIFSQLFPAQPPPPVPEDATPTRPMYKRLTSEELFSAFKNPPAGEVARPTLPDMSPAVNGLDTLAVLGICTPLKPGASLNEFSGAPQNCPMISEEAGSPADPSAEIGFAMPMDLKQPVVTSDHPWQHHKISDSSAPPQTLESHQGWLDTQLVNTIMHSPNHPLPPTSNSPATPTAVLGHLIGKPIQPQAILPQAATPTALGSAEKPKSSRISLSDNSAFKAISSTQKQSIPKATAAPPSTEKTRSASLSGSSQVVGKPARNLFNSVVSPVSSGIQSIQGDGGAWEDVWFREQLAATTTAGTSISSLAASNQELAMINREETPIEDPYFKQQAYQKAQKAQSLIPACSQWTNSIKLDIDYVVGPLSFWMQQFSTKSPVSGTGPQLP, from the exons atggaaatttctactgaaaattggtgcaaaaaacccaaaaatcgttcaattttttcaaaaaatatttcctttcagaaacaaaataaaagcACAGAAGAGCCGCCATCAAGTGTACAAAAACTTCTCGCATCACTACAACAAGCACAAAATAAATCTGATTTGAGTGAGCAACCGTCTACATCAAAGccgaaaaagaatgaaaaacgcaaaaaagcTGTTGCTCAGGCTCCGGCTTCTGCTCCGGCTCCTGGTccagaagagaagaaaaagcaGCCGAAAAGAGCAAGTGTTGGGGCTCGAATGCAGCAACAGGCTGAAAATGCTCGGATCTCGCAGACGAAGCGACCCCGGCAGGTTTCTACGTCGAAGGGATCTTCCAGGAATACGACGGCACCGGAACAACAGAATTatcaacagcagcagcagcaataTAAAGGCCCACGGATTCCGACAGATATACTTGATGAATTGGAATTTAGATTTATTAGTAATATGGTTGAGTGTGAG ATCAATGATAACATTCGCGTTTGCTTTCATCTTGAACTTGCTCATTGGTACTACATAGATCATATGGTTGAAGATGACAAAATCAGTGGATGCCCGAATGTCGGTTCTcgtgatttcaattttcaaatgtgcCAGCATTGCagagttttgagaaaatatgctCATCGAGCTGAtgaa gttCTTGCCAAGTTCCGTGAATACAAATCAACAGTTCCAACGTACGGAGCAATTCTTGTCGATCCGGAAATGGACCACGTCGTACTTGTTCAATCGTATTTtgcaaaaggaaaaaattggggaTTTCCGAAAGGAAAAATCAATCAGGCAGAGCCACCGAGAGATGCGGCGATTCGAGAGACTTTTGAAGAAACTGGatttgattttggaatttattcggagaaggagaagaaatTCCAAAGATTTATCAATGATGGAATGGTTCGACTGTATTTGGTGAAGAATGTACCGAaggatttcaattttcagccacagACTCGGAAAGAGATTCG aaaaatcgaatggTTCAAAATCGATGATTTGCCAACTGACAAAACAGATGAATTGCCAGCATATTTACAAGGAAACAAGTTTTATATGGTTATGCCATTTGTGAAAGATATTCAGATTTATGTTCAAAAAGAGAAGGAAAAGCTGAGAAGACGAAAAGCAGAAGCTGTGCAATCTACTCCAtcttcttcaatattttcacaGTTATTCCCAGCACAGCCACCACCACCAGTGCCGGAGGATGCAACTCCAACTCGTCCGATGTATAAAAGACTTACCAGTGAAGAACTGTTTTCTGCGTTTAAAAATCCGCCGGCTGGAGAAGTTGCTCGTCCAACTCTACCAGATATGTCACCAGCAGTTAATGGACTCGATACTCTTGCTGTTCTTGGAATATGTACTCCACTTAAGCCTGGAGCCAGCTTGAATGAGTTTTCTGGTGCTCCGCAGAATTGTCCAATGATATCTGAAGAAGCTGGAAGTCCGGCAGATCCTTCAGCGGAAATTGGATTCGCTATGCCGATGGACTTGAAGCAACCTGTTGTGACTTCTGATCATCCTT ggcAACATCACAAAATATCGGATAGCAGTGCCCCACCTCAAACTCTGGAATCTCATCAAGGATGGCTTGATACTCAACTAGTCAACACAATTATGCATTCACCAAATCATCCACTTCCTCCAACTTCTAACTCTCCTGCTACACCAACAGCTGTGCTTGGACATTTAATTGGAAAACCTATTCAACCACAAGCAATTCTTCCACAAGCCGCCACTCCAACCGCATTGGGAAGCgctgaaaaaccgaaaagcTCGCGTATCAGTTTAAGTGATAATTCTGCTTTTAAAGCAATCAGCTCGACTCAAAAACAATCAATTCCAAAAGCAACTGCTGCTCCGCCGTCGACTGAAAAAACGCGTTCAGCATCGCTCAGTGGAAGTAGTCAAGTAGTTGGAAAACCTGCGAGAAATCTTTTCAATTCTGTAGTCTCACCGGTCTCGAGTGGAATTCAATCGATTCAAGGAGATGGAGGAGCATGGGAAGATGTATGGTTTCGTGAGCAACTTGCTGCAACCACCACCGCTGGAACAAGTATCTCATCGCTAGCAGCGTCGAATCAAGAACTTGCGATGATTAATCGAGAAGAGACACCAATTGAAGATCCGTATTTTAAGCAACAAGCCTATCAAAAGGCTCAGAAGGCTCAAAGCCTAATTCCAGCTTGTTCGCAATGGACTAATAGTATTAAG cttgACATTGATTATGTGGTTGGACCATTGTCATTTTGGATGCAACAATTCTCTACAAAATCTCCCGTTTCTGGCACTGGACCACAATTAccataa
- the dcap-2 gene encoding m7GpppN-mRNA hydrolase dcap-2 (Confirmed by transcript evidence), translating into MQQQAENARISQTKRPRQVSTSKGSSRNTTAPEQQNYQQQQQQYKGPRIPTDILDELEFRFISNMVECEINDNIRVCFHLELAHWYYIDHMVEDDKISGCPNVGSRDFNFQMCQHCRVLRKYAHRADEVLAKFREYKSTVPTYGAILVDPEMDHVVLVQSYFAKGKNWGFPKGKINQAEPPRDAAIRETFEETGFDFGIYSEKEKKFQRFINDGMVRLYLVKNVPKDFNFQPQTRKEIRKIEWFKIDDLPTDKTDELPAYLQGNKFYMVMPFVKDIQIYVQKEKEKLRRRKAEAVQSTPSSSIFSQLFPAQPPPPVPEDATPTRPMYKRLTSEELFSAFKNPPAGEVARPTLPDMSPAVNGLDTLAVLGICTPLKPGASLNEFSGAPQNCPMISEEAGSPADPSAEIGFAMPMDLKQPVVTSDHPWQHHKISDSSAPPQTLESHQGWLDTQLVNTIMHSPNHPLPPTSNSPATPTAVLGHLIGKPIQPQAILPQAATPTALGSAEKPKSSRISLSDNSAFKAISSTQKQSIPKATAAPPSTEKTRSASLSGSSQVVGKPARNLFNSVVSPVSSGIQSIQGDGGAWEDVWFREQLAATTTAGTSISSLAASNQELAMINREETPIEDPYFKQQAYQKAQKAQSLIPACSQWTNSIKLDIDYVVGPLSFWMQQFSTKSPVSGTGPQLP; encoded by the exons ATGCAGCAACAGGCTGAAAATGCTCGGATCTCGCAGACGAAGCGACCCCGGCAGGTTTCTACGTCGAAGGGATCTTCCAGGAATACGACGGCACCGGAACAACAGAATTatcaacagcagcagcagcaataTAAAGGCCCACGGATTCCGACAGATATACTTGATGAATTGGAATTTAGATTTATTAGTAATATGGTTGAGTGTGAG ATCAATGATAACATTCGCGTTTGCTTTCATCTTGAACTTGCTCATTGGTACTACATAGATCATATGGTTGAAGATGACAAAATCAGTGGATGCCCGAATGTCGGTTCTcgtgatttcaattttcaaatgtgcCAGCATTGCagagttttgagaaaatatgctCATCGAGCTGAtgaa gttCTTGCCAAGTTCCGTGAATACAAATCAACAGTTCCAACGTACGGAGCAATTCTTGTCGATCCGGAAATGGACCACGTCGTACTTGTTCAATCGTATTTtgcaaaaggaaaaaattggggaTTTCCGAAAGGAAAAATCAATCAGGCAGAGCCACCGAGAGATGCGGCGATTCGAGAGACTTTTGAAGAAACTGGatttgattttggaatttattcggagaaggagaagaaatTCCAAAGATTTATCAATGATGGAATGGTTCGACTGTATTTGGTGAAGAATGTACCGAaggatttcaattttcagccacagACTCGGAAAGAGATTCG aaaaatcgaatggTTCAAAATCGATGATTTGCCAACTGACAAAACAGATGAATTGCCAGCATATTTACAAGGAAACAAGTTTTATATGGTTATGCCATTTGTGAAAGATATTCAGATTTATGTTCAAAAAGAGAAGGAAAAGCTGAGAAGACGAAAAGCAGAAGCTGTGCAATCTACTCCAtcttcttcaatattttcacaGTTATTCCCAGCACAGCCACCACCACCAGTGCCGGAGGATGCAACTCCAACTCGTCCGATGTATAAAAGACTTACCAGTGAAGAACTGTTTTCTGCGTTTAAAAATCCGCCGGCTGGAGAAGTTGCTCGTCCAACTCTACCAGATATGTCACCAGCAGTTAATGGACTCGATACTCTTGCTGTTCTTGGAATATGTACTCCACTTAAGCCTGGAGCCAGCTTGAATGAGTTTTCTGGTGCTCCGCAGAATTGTCCAATGATATCTGAAGAAGCTGGAAGTCCGGCAGATCCTTCAGCGGAAATTGGATTCGCTATGCCGATGGACTTGAAGCAACCTGTTGTGACTTCTGATCATCCTT ggcAACATCACAAAATATCGGATAGCAGTGCCCCACCTCAAACTCTGGAATCTCATCAAGGATGGCTTGATACTCAACTAGTCAACACAATTATGCATTCACCAAATCATCCACTTCCTCCAACTTCTAACTCTCCTGCTACACCAACAGCTGTGCTTGGACATTTAATTGGAAAACCTATTCAACCACAAGCAATTCTTCCACAAGCCGCCACTCCAACCGCATTGGGAAGCgctgaaaaaccgaaaagcTCGCGTATCAGTTTAAGTGATAATTCTGCTTTTAAAGCAATCAGCTCGACTCAAAAACAATCAATTCCAAAAGCAACTGCTGCTCCGCCGTCGACTGAAAAAACGCGTTCAGCATCGCTCAGTGGAAGTAGTCAAGTAGTTGGAAAACCTGCGAGAAATCTTTTCAATTCTGTAGTCTCACCGGTCTCGAGTGGAATTCAATCGATTCAAGGAGATGGAGGAGCATGGGAAGATGTATGGTTTCGTGAGCAACTTGCTGCAACCACCACCGCTGGAACAAGTATCTCATCGCTAGCAGCGTCGAATCAAGAACTTGCGATGATTAATCGAGAAGAGACACCAATTGAAGATCCGTATTTTAAGCAACAAGCCTATCAAAAGGCTCAGAAGGCTCAAAGCCTAATTCCAGCTTGTTCGCAATGGACTAATAGTATTAAG cttgACATTGATTATGTGGTTGGACCATTGTCATTTTGGATGCAACAATTCTCTACAAAATCTCCCGTTTCTGGCACTGGACCACAATTAccataa